Below is a window of Drosophila nasuta strain 15112-1781.00 chromosome X, ASM2355853v1, whole genome shotgun sequence DNA.
GCCTTCCCCGCTTTCAGCGGCACGACTGCAAGACAATGAAGTTCGAACAAGATGTTGACGGATGTCCCTTTATGGTGGGTCAATTTATTAAACCGGAGATGTTGCCGCAGTCCACGCCGTcgaaattattttctattaagaCGGAGGAGAAAATCTGCGATGAAATAGAAGATATGCGGTCTTCGCCTGAGAAACGCATCCCGTTTGTGAGCACATTCGAATACGCTGGATCAGCTCGTCGAATCCGTCGCCGCAGTATAATGCCGCGGACTGGTCAGATAACTATGGCGCAAATCCAAATGTTGCGCCAGGAGAATGATTTACTAGTCGAGCAACGCGACGCTCATCTAGCGGACCTTCAACTAAAGGAACGTCAATATCAGAATTTAGAGCAGACATTTGATTTCTGGTTGCATCAGCAGGAAACCTGGATGATCTTCTTAGATGATAGGGATTTACAAAAGCCATAATTCATCATAAATTgatggaaaataaaaagctttattttttatatttgtcaGTTACTCTTATCTATTAAGTAATCAAAGCAGAATCCTAATCACACACATCCAAATATATGTggtttaatttgattaaaaatacaatctGAACATTATGCttctaattataaaatttaagttgatatagtaaaaagtttaatattaaaaatcagTTCTTTATCAGTCAAAACGAACCGGGAACTGCGTTGTATACAAATGTCAACCTCCTTATTTTTACCGCTTGGACTGTGCATTATAAAATAGATTTAAGTACAAAACATGTGAATATAACTGAATGGAATATGCTTCAACAGTGCCAAAGTATTTTGGAATacttatttctttttcaacTGTTGGAAAAACTCAATCGTCGATGGTGAGTAGTTTAAGCACAAGCATCAGCATGTGGTTGTACAAACAAGTTTTTGTACCCGCTagcccatagggtagaagggtattataactttgtgccgggAGGATATATATGTAATACTTAGAAGGAGGcgtctccgaccctataaagtatatacaccTGGCCCTCGCTTAACTCGGACTCTTTTAGCACGAACTCGGTCTTGCACGATTACAAATTTACTCCCATCCCCCTTTTAACATGCTAAAGACCTCGTTCTTACacgatttttttaataaggATCCACtaaaatgcgaaaaaaaaaatttttgaaacaaAATGGCTTAAGCTATAAAGcaccaaatgcattttaaatttgatatgaaTTGAAACATgattttcttactttttaacattttaaagtttctATAAAGTTTAgcttgttaataataatatgttgaaacttttttaatttaatattaacttttaattatgaaaatatgaatgttATGCATTTGTTAAAggcatatacaaaataaattttgtttaattttgaacaaatatattaaactttaataaaaacagaccaaatttgaacaaaaaacatttttttgctgccaattttgaattttgcgaACGTAACCCCATATTTTGTACTGAATCCATGTTTCGCTTAACACGAGGATTTCTAGGAACGTAACCCCGTGTTAAGCGAGGGCCAAG
It encodes the following:
- the LOC132796649 gene encoding uncharacterized protein LOC132796649, whose product is MSEVENKRGPKHMRLRYYTSYEEASVLKLWREHLNEITSYTENLQIFREIAFGLQQHRIRLNKQEVRRRISSYRNKYLIERSRLESDPEYKSHWRLYPLISSLFPSTTQESIILPEYSALGAIEAKVRSELPSLPRFQRHDCKTMKFEQDVDGCPFMVGQFIKPEMLPQSTPSKLFSIKTEEKICDEIEDMRSSPEKRIPFVSTFEYAGSARRIRRRSIMPRTGQITMAQIQMLRQENDLLVEQRDAHLADLQLKERQYQNLEQTFDFWLHQQETWMIFLDDRDLQKP